The sequence CCACGGTGGTGTGGAACCGCAAGACCGGCGCCCCCATTCACCACGCCATCGTCTGGCAGGACCGGCGGGCCGAGCCGATTTGCGCCCAATTGCGCGAAGCCGGCATGGCCGAGACCATCCAGCAAAAAACCGGCCTGCTGATCGATGCCTATTTCTCCGGCAGCAAGCTGCAGTGGCTGCTGGACCATGTGCCCGGCGCCCGCGCTGCGGCCGAGGCCGGCGAGCTGGCCTTTGGTACCGTGGACAGCTGGCTGGTCTGGCAGCTCACCGGCGGCAAGCGCCATGTCACCGATGTGAGCAATGCCAGCCGCACCATGCTGTTCAACGTCCACACCAACCAGTGGGACGAGGAGCTACTGGCCGCGCTGCACATTCCCAAAAGCCTGCTGCCCGAAGTCCTGCCCTCGGCCGCCGACTTTGGCCGCACCGCAGCCGATGTGCTGGGCGACGAGATCGCCATCGGCGGCGTGGCCGGCGACCAGCAAAGCGCACTGTTCGGCCAGGCCTGTTTCTCGGCCGGCATGGCCAAGAACACCTATGGCACGGGCTGCTTCATGCTGATGCACACCGGTGGCAACTTTCAGCGATCCGCCAATGGCCTGCTGACCACCTCGGCAGCCCAGGCGACAGCCACGCCCCAGTTCGCGCTGGAAGGCAGCGTGTTTGTCGGTGGCGCCGTGGTGCAGTGGCTGCGCGACGGCCTGCGCGCCATCGAACACAGCGGCCAGGTGCAGCAGCTGGCGGAAAGCGTGCCCGACAGCGGCGGTGTGATGCTGGTGCCCGCCTTCACCGGCCTGGGCGCGCCCTACTGGAAGCCCGATGCCCGCGGCACCATCACCGGCCTCACCCGCGGCTCCACCATGGCCCATATCGCCCGCGCGGCGCTGGAATCCATTGCCTACCAAAGCGCCGCCCTGCTGCTGGCCATGAGCCGCGATGCCGTGGCCAACGGTGGCGCTGCCGTGAGTGAGCTGCGTGTGGATGGCGGCGCCTGCGTGAACAATCTGCTGATGCAGTTCCAGGCCGATTTGCTGGGCATTCCCGTGGTGCGCCCGGCCTGCGTGGAAACCACCGCCCTGGGCGCGGCCTATCTGGCCGGCCTGTCCACCGGCGTCTACCAGAGCACGCAGGAGCTGTCCGCGCTGTGGAAGGCCGAGCGCCGCTTTGTCCCCACCATGGACCAGCACCGGGCCGAGGAGTTGATGGCACGCTGGGAGCATGCGGTCGCCCAAACGGTATTGGAGTGACACCCCCTGAGGCACTTCGTGCCTTCCCCCCGCTCTCGCTCGCTGCCCTCGCGGGAGGGGGGCGCTGCCAGCGCGGCGGGGCGGCCCTTGCGCGGCAGCCCTGACTTGGGGTCCGCCAGTTTTATACGCCTGGGCCCGATTGGAACGTGGCGACAGGCTGGCCACACCCATAGAGGCGTCATCCGGGAGAAAGGCTTTTGCTCCCTGCCTTGGGTGTTGCCCCTTCCCCACCGGGGGAAGGCGGGGATGGGGGCCGGCCTCCGGTATCCCTCCCTCGCCCGCTTGCGGGAGAGGGTGGGGGTGAGGGGTAGCCCGCTACGCCAGCATGGCTTGACTAAAAGCAGAGCACCTATCGCTCTTATGTATTGGGTTTGTCGCAGTTTTAATTCGCAAATCCATATTTGAAGCGCACAAGCCGCTACCATTTTCTTGAGCGCCACCAACCGCACCGCGCCACAATGGCCAGGCCTTCGGCGCGTAGACGGATTCGGACAAAGCCCTTCTGCCCACGTACCAGGCACCCCCTTCTTCTCATTGCGAGCCCTTTATGAGCACTCCTGCCTCTCTTCCCCGCGCCATCGCCTTCGTCGGCGGCGGCAATATGGCCAGCGCCATCATCGGTGGCCTGATCGCCCAGGGCCTGCCGGCCGAACGCATCACCGTGGTCGAGCCGTTTGAGGCCGCACGCGATGCGCTGCGCAGCAAGTTCGGCATTGAGGCCCTGCCCTCCGCCACCGAGGCACTGCAAGAGGCCGAGCTGGTGGTCTGGGCCACCAAGCCCCAGACCTTCAAGGATGCAGCCTATGCCGTCGGCCCCTTCACCCGCCATGCCCTGCATCTGAGCGTGGCCGCCGGCATCACCACCGACAGCGTGGCCCAGTGGCTGGGCACCGGCCGCGTGGTGCGCGCCATGCCCAACA comes from Comamonas sp. GB3 AK4-5 and encodes:
- the glpK gene encoding glycerol kinase GlpK, which codes for MTTYLLALDQGTSSSRSIVFDAQGRLVASAQLELPQIYPRPGWVEHDPREIWRTQLSTAKEALAKAGLTARDIRAVGITNQRETTVVWNRKTGAPIHHAIVWQDRRAEPICAQLREAGMAETIQQKTGLLIDAYFSGSKLQWLLDHVPGARAAAEAGELAFGTVDSWLVWQLTGGKRHVTDVSNASRTMLFNVHTNQWDEELLAALHIPKSLLPEVLPSAADFGRTAADVLGDEIAIGGVAGDQQSALFGQACFSAGMAKNTYGTGCFMLMHTGGNFQRSANGLLTTSAAQATATPQFALEGSVFVGGAVVQWLRDGLRAIEHSGQVQQLAESVPDSGGVMLVPAFTGLGAPYWKPDARGTITGLTRGSTMAHIARAALESIAYQSAALLLAMSRDAVANGGAAVSELRVDGGACVNNLLMQFQADLLGIPVVRPACVETTALGAAYLAGLSTGVYQSTQELSALWKAERRFVPTMDQHRAEELMARWEHAVAQTVLE